In Candidatus Aminicenantes bacterium, the sequence ATACCGGCGTCCCGCACATCATGGAACACTCGGTGCTGAACGGCTCGGAAAATTTCCCTGTCAAGAGCCCGTTCGATGTCCTGGCCCAGGGGTCGTTGAAGACGTTCCTCAACGCCATGACCAGCAGCGATTCCACCATTTACCCGGTGGCCAGCCGCAACGACAAGGATTTTTCCAACCTGATGCACGTTTACCTGGACGCGGCGTTCAAGCCCCTGATATACCGGGAGCCGAGGATCCTGCAGCAGGAAGGGTGGCACTATGAGCTGGAATCCTCCGCCGGACCGCTGTCTTACAAAGGAGTCGTCTACAATGAGATGAAGGGGGCCTATTCGGCGCCGGAGCGGCAATTGGATTATGTGTTGAACAAGGCCCTTTTCCCGGACAATGGCTACGGGAACTCTTCCGGCGGCCGTCCCGAGGCCATCCCGCAGCTGACCTATGAGCAGTTCAAGGCCTTTCACCGGAAATATTACCACCCGGCCAATAGCTATATCTATTTGTACGGCAACGGCGATATGGAAAAAGAGCTGGCCTTCATCGATGACCACTATCTCTCCGGCTATGACAAAATCGATGTTGACAGCCGCATCCCGCTGCAGAAGCCGCTGGCAGCGCCGGTGCTGGTGCGCGGCCAGTACGGAATACCCGAGGGCACCCCGGTAGACGGGAAGACCTATATCGCCCGTAGCAGCGTCTACGGCCTGAACACCGACCAGGAACTGAACATCGCCATGGACATCCTGGCCGAAGCCCTGGTCAATCACCAGGCGGCGCCGCTGCGCCTCGCTTTGCAAAAGGCGGGGATCGGGCGCGATGTTACGACCTTCGTGGATTCCGTCCAGCAACCCGTCTTCACGATAATGGTCACCAACGCCGAGGCCAAGGACCTGCCGCGATTCGAGCAGGTGGTCGCGGATACATTAAAAGAGGTCGCGGCCAAAGGCTTCGACCGCACCACCCTGGATGGGATCATCAACCTGCAGGAATTCCGTTTGCGCGAGGGGCGCGGGGCCTTCACCGGCATCATGGGGGCGATGATGGCCTCCAGCGGCTGGATGTTCGCCGACAACCCGTTCGTCACCCTGTCGTTCAACAAGGAGCTGGCGTCCATCCGCTCCAAGCTGGACCAAAAATACTTCGAGACGCTCATCCAAAAAGCCCTGCTCAACAACCCCCATGCCTGCACGGCGGTGATGGAGCCCAAGCCGGGGCTCGAAAAGGAGCTGGCGACGGAGCTGGAAAGCAAGCTGGCCGCGATCAAGGGGAAAATGAGCCCGGAGGAGATCGCCAGGATCGTGGCGCAGGCCCAGGCGCTGATCGCCTACCAGCAGCGCAAGGACGACCCCGAGGCGCTGAAAACCATCCCCTTGCTCGAGATCGCCGACATCGAGAAAAAGCAGGAGGACCTGCCCCTCAAGCAGGACGCCCTGGCCGGGGTACCGCTGCTGCTTTTCGACACCTTCACCAAGGAGATCGTTTATCTCGATCTTTATTTTGACGCCGGCGCCGTCGACCAGGAGCTGATCCCCTTTGTCCAGCTCTACAGCGATCTGGTGGGCATGATGTCGACCGCCGGGTACGCCTACGGCGACCTGGAGAACCAGGTCAACCTGCACACCGGGGGGATCGTCACCTCCCTGGACGTGCTGGCCGTCAACCGCGATGACGGACGGACGAAGCCGTATTTCATCATGCGCGGCAAGGTCATGCCGGAGAAGCTGGGCCGCCTGGCCGAGCTGATGAAACAGCAATTGCTCCTTTCCAAGTGGGACGATGAAGCCCGGCTCAAGGAATTGCTGCTGCGCACGAAAGCCCAGTTCGAGCAGAACCTGGCCCGCAACGGCTTGGGGATCGCCAGGAGCCGCCTCGCTTCCTACTTCTCCAATCGCGGCGCCTACCAGGACCTCACCTCCGGCTTCGGCTATTACCAGTTCTTGAGCGGCATCTGCCGGGAGCCCGATCTGAAGGCGATCGCCGCCAAGCTCAAAGCGGTGCAGGCCAAGCTGATCGATCGGAACGGCCTGAAGGTCGGCGTGACCTGCCAGGAGGGGCAATTGCCGGCGGTCAGGAAAGAGCTGCCGGCCATGCTGGCGGCTGTTCCCTTGGGAGAGTTCAAGCCCGCGGCCTACCGCTTTGCCAAGGAGCCCTTGAACGAAGGCTTCCAGGACGCGTCGAAGGTGCAATACGTGTTAAAAGGGAACGATTACAAGAAACTGGGTTTTCAATACACCGGGAAGATGAACGTGCTGAACCAACTGCTCTCCACCGTTTATCTGCAGAATACCATCCGCGTGCAGGGGGGTGCCTACGGCGGCTTCGCCATGATGGACAACGCCGGCTTCCTGGCGTTCGCCTCGTACCGCGATCCCAACCTGAAGAAGACGGTCGAAAACTACCTCGGCGCCAGCCGCTTCCTGACGGAGCTGGTCCTGGACGAGCGCGACCTGCGCCGGCTGATCATCGGGACCATCTCCGGCTGGGACCGCCCCCTCAACCCCAACCAGAAAGGCTATACCGCAGTGCGCCGCTTCCTGGTGGGCGACACCCTGGCCATGCTGCAAAAGGAGCGCGACGAGATCCTGGGCACATCGGTCGAGGACCTGAAAGGATTCGCCAAGATGGTGGAAGCGGTGATGGCCCAGAATGTCCTCTGCGTGGTCGGCAATGAAAAAAAGATCGCCGAAGACAAGGAGCTGTTTAAAAAGATCCTACCCCTGCGGCAGTAGGAAGCCGATATCCGGCTCGTGGGTAAAATTGACAATTTTTTATTTTTTCTGTAGATTTTCTCTGTCGGCAAATTAAGGAGGAGAAAATGAAATCTCAATTTTTGCGGGTTTTCATCATCGGTTTTGTCGTGATCGCGATTGTTTCCCTCGGCGCCGCCCTTTATGCCAGGAATGTAAGTCGTGTACTTCACCCCAATCTGGCTGCAGCCCAGACATTTATAGAAAAAGCCATCAACAAAGTGTCCGCGGCACAAATAGCGAATGAGTTTGATATGAACGGCCATGCCGTCAAGGCAAAAAGCCTTCTCGACCAGGCCTATGCCGAAATCAAGCTCGCCGCTCTTGTCGCCAACGCCAATAAGTAAGCAAGCGGCACTCGAAAAAAAAGGATAACAGAATGAAATCATCCTCTATTAGAATTCTGATTGTTGTTTGTATTCTGATTGGGCTATCATTCGGTTGCGCTTCGGTTGGTTCCAACCGGGTAAACCCGCGCCGCCACCCCAATCTGGCTGCAGCCCAGAGAGAGATAGAAAGAGCCATAAACAAGGTGTCCGCGGCGCAATTGGCGAATGAGTTCGATATGAATGGCCATGCCGCCAGGGCAAAAAATCTTCTCGAGCAGGCGTACGACGAAATCAAGCTCGCCGCCCTTGCCGCCAACGCCAACCGCTGAGCCTGACCCGTACAAAGATCTCATGCAGGGCGACACCTGTCGCAAACGCCGCACCCTCGCGGAGGATTAGGGAACTTATCTCTTTTTTAGTGACACGACTGCCGCTTGCTGGGTCCTGAGGATACTGCGTTTCCGCCACGTGACCGAGAACCCAGCCAGGATCTTCTCCCAAGCCGCGTCATCGACATAGCTCCAGGGCCCTCGGGCAACGCTGACGTAAGCCAGCCCGTCCGGCTTGAGGATGCGCTTCATCTCGCTCAGGGCCTCTTCGCGGTCTTTGGGGGCCATCGAGCATAGGAGCCCGTGGCTTAAAACGAAATCAACCGATCCGCCAGGGATGAAGCTCAGGTCCGCGGCCGATGCGGCGTATGTTTCGATGTTGTCCAGGCCGCGTTTGGCCGCCTTCCGTTCGAGCGCGCGGACCGCTTTCCCGTCCGAATCGACTGCATAGACCTTGCCGCCGGGGCTGATGTATTCGGCCAGGGCCAAGGTGTAATAACCGGGCCCGCAGCCGAGGTCGGCGGCCGTCTGGCCTTCTTTGACATAGGGCCTGGTCAGCAGCCGTGGCGGCAGGAAGAGCCGCCTGAGCGGGTTGTCAAAAGTAATGAGCGGGAAATGCTGGTCCTGTTTTTCCTTGTTTATTGTCATGGTCCGATCCCCCTTAAAAAGAACATATTCTCCGGAACCGCCGCTGTCAAGAGGAAAATCGGGAGAAATACTGCGAAAACGCTTTGAATCTGACGCCATTGCCAATCGCCGAGCTGGCCTAGAAATAAATTTATCTTTTATTCGCTGTAATAGCGGATGGTGTCGATAACCGCTCGCTCGCAGACCTTGCACAGCGGCCGCAGGCCGCGGCTGAACATCAGGCAGTCGAGCATCGGGCGGTACAACCCCTTGGCCGCGTAGCCGGCGCCCTCGAAGGCGCCGACCTTGCCGTTGAAGCGGCTCTGCTTGAAGAAAGCGTTCACGTCGAGCCCGTTCAGCCGCGACATCTCGTCGCTCCTGGCCTGCAGGGCGTCGATCTCCTCCTTGGCGGCGTTGGCGCGCTTCAGGGCGGCGATCTTCTCGTTCGTTTCCTGACGCTTTTTTTGGTAGGCCTTGTCCATCGCCTCGAAGGCCGCTTTCTCCCACGGCGTGGGCACGGCGGTTTTCTTCGTCACCAGCTCTTTCCATTTTACGTTCTTGGGGTCGAGCAGGGCGGTGATGTTGGCCTCCAGCGGTTCCACCCCGGGCGGATAGAACTCGTTGTAGGCCACGGCCGAGGTGTAATACTCGTCGGCCAGGCCGCTGAAGGAGTGGCCGAACTCGTGCATGAGCAGATAGTCGCGCCACTGGTCGTCGCTGGTGAAGGTGCAGTAGAGGTTGTAGATGCCGCCGCCGCCGTAGCGCGGGTGGTTGACCAAGATCAAGATGGCGTCGTAGGGGACATGGGCGGCGATATCGCGCATGGCGCGGTTGTCCTCGGTCAGCAGGTAGCGCTCGGAGCCGAACGAATCGAACGAAGCGCCCAGGGCGGTGTTCTTGAACGTCCCGTAGCCCGGCTCGTCGCAGCCGCTTTCAAGCGACGCCTTGAACAGGCCGTAGATATTGAAACGGTCGCGGAAGGTTTTATAGGGTTCCTGGCTGAGGAGCAGAGCGCTGAAGCGGGCCAGATCCTGCCTGAATTTGCCCTCTTCGGCGGCGGTGTAGCCCTCGGCCAGGATGGCCAGGTCGGCTTTGTCCGCCGGCGCGCCGTTTTTCAGCTGCTCGATGACCAGGACGTCGTTGCCGAGCTTTTCGCGGACGATATACACATCCTGGGGATTGATCTCGGTTTTAAAAATGGGCTGGGGCTGGTTCTGCCGGTCGCGCAGCGCCACCTCGAGCCGCACCGGCCCTTTCGGACAGGGGACGAGCAACGACTCGGAAAAGATCTTGGCCACCCCCTGCGCCGCCGGTTCGGTGGTCTTGTATTCGCCGAAGTAGCTGTCGAAGCCCTTGCGGTAGATCAGCGCGCCGTCGGCAGCGGCGAACACCTGGAGGAGGTAGCGTCCGCAGGCGGGGGCGGCGGTCAGGCGGCGCGGGTTGCCGGCCCAGGGCCCCTGGATATAGATCTTGTCGATGCTCAGCGCCTCCTGCTTTGCGTCGCCGCCGTGATGGACGTCGATGCGCATGGTCTGGTCGGCAAAATAGGCGGTAAAATCGACATCGCCCTGGGCGGATGCCAATACCGGATATAGCACTATGCATGCAAGCAGGATTTTAGTTTTCATGGTTCGCCTCCAATTGCATTTTCCTTGACCATCGTAGCATAAGCCCCAGTTCTAGACAATCAGCTGGAATGAAGCATTTGCTTTAATTCCTGCTTTTAAATAAAATTGATTCCGTTGGAGGCGAACATGATATGTCCGCAATGCCATCTTTTTACACCGGATACCGGTTTCAAATGCATCCATTGCGGGGCCATCGTCAAGAAACTTGGCCCCGAAGCCGGAGTCAAACGGTATCCCGCCAGCCAGCCCGGGAATAGTTTTTTCAGATCGTGGATGCTGCTGCCTTTGGCCATGCTGGCCGTCCTGGTTTATCTGTTCTTTGCCCAGCAGAACAAAACCAAGGCCATCAATGGCTTCGATCCCGGGAATGAGTTCGACATTGAATCCTATGTGCAAAAGGGGAAAATCACGATTTTCGATTTTTTCAGCGATTATTGCCCGCCCTGTCGGCAGATCTCGCCGCTGCTGAAAAAGTTGGACGAGCAGCGGCCCGACCTGGTGGTGCTGGCGGTCGACATCAACCGCAAGGGGGTCAAGGGCATCGATTTCTATTCACCGTTGGCCCGCCAGTACCAGCTGAATGCCGTCCCGCACTTCAAGATTTTCAACGCCGAGGGAAACCTCGTCAGCGAAGGCCAGCAGGCCTATGGTGAAGTCATCCAGCTGCTCTACCAGGCGGGCATCCAATGAACCTGCCGGCCGGCGGCAATCAGTGAGGAGTGAATCCATGGACATGAGAATCTATTTTCCCGGCGGCAAGAGGGTAAACGCCGAATACAACGGCTTCGTTCACAAGACCGATCAGCCCGTTGATGGTGGCGGCGACAACAGAGCCCCTTCCCCCTTCGAGCTCTTTCTGGCTTCCCTGGGCACCTGCGCCGGTTTCTACGTCCTCTCCTTCTGCCAGCAGCGCGGCATCGACGAGAGCGGGATCGAGATCCGCCAATCCATGGAGCTCGACCCGCGCACCCACCTGGTGGTCATGGTGACCATCGAGATCATCCTTCCGGCCGCTTTTCCGGAAAAGTACCGGGCCGCCGTGGTCCAGGCGGCCCAGTTGTGCACGGTGAAGAAGCACTTGGAAAACCCGCCGCACTTCCATGTTTTCGGCGGCAGCCGCTGATCGGACGCTTTTAACGCTTCTTCAATAAATTTCAATAATCTGCCGTCCCAGGGCGAACTTGAGATTGCGCCCCAGAGCCAGGAACGCTTTCACCGTTGGTTCGCTCCTGAGCAGCGCGAAATACGGCTCGGAGGCGAAGGCGATGCGCTTGAGCGGAACCAATCCCAGCCCCTGGATGCTGCCGTCGATCCAGATGCCGTTGTTCAGGTAGAAGACCCGGCCCGCCGCGTTCCTGACCTGTTGTTTCAGGTTTTGTTCGCGGTCGGAAAGACGGTCTGCGCCGGGCCGGGTTTCGTTGACCGCCTGGGCCTGGTGGAGCGCCTGCAATTCGCTGCTGATGCGCACGCCGCCGCTGCCCGACTTGTCGTCCTTCAGGCGGCTGAATTCCTCCTTCTGTTTGGCGACGGCTCCCGGGCTGGCGGCGACGCCCCCTCCCAGGGTCATGTCATCGACGGCGAGATCGCCCCGCTCGCGGCGCGCCTGCTCGTCTTCGACGATCAGGTAGCTGGTGTAGGGGGTGACGATGCCGTACAGGCGCGCCAGGCGGGTCACTTCATCAAGCAGTTCCTTGTTTTCCCCGTGCAGGCGAATCTGGTCGAGCAGGAAACCAACGCGGCGGGCGGCCCAGAGCGACGGCAGGAAATCGTTTTGCCGGCTCTGCTCGGGAAATTCGATGGGGAAGGTGAATCGCTGCTCGCGGCCGTTGACTTGGCCTGCGATTTCCACCTGCGCCGGGCCCGAGCCCTGGTAAAGCCCGCAGATGGTCAGGGCCGACCCCTGGTAGAGGTCGGGGAGCTCGTGCGGATAGAGCTGGCTGGTGCGGACGGCGCCGGAGATGGTCAGGCGCAACGAACTCAGGACGGGTGACTGGATCTTGTCGTAGAAGCGGGAGATGCCGCTCTCGACGTTCTCGTTGGCGGCGATGTATGTCCGGAAGGTCCGGGTCTGCTCGGCCAGCTTGTCCAGCAGGTGGGTGTTGATGTCGCTGCCGATGGCCACCGGAAAAATCCGGCAGTGGCCGCGGTTGGCCTGCTCGATCTTGCGCAGCAGCGCCTCCTCCTCGGTTTCGCCGATGGTCGGCTTGCCGTCGGTGATCAGCACGATGGAGCTCGGCCGGTCGCCGGCGCCGGTCGCGGCCCCCAAAGCAAGGCTCATGGCCTCGTCGCAGTTGGTGCCGCCGGCGGCCCGCCATTGAGCGATGAAATTTTCCGCCTGGCGACGATTTTCGATCGTGGCCGGCAGACAGGCCGTGAACAGCGAATCGGCCTCGGTGGCGAAACGAACGATGTTGAAGCGGTCGTTTTTATGAAGGCGCTCCAGGCAATAGCGTAGCGCCCCCTGGGCCTGTTCCAGGCTGCGGCCGGCCATGCTGCCCGAAGTGTCGACGACGAAGACGATCTCTTTGGCGCCGATCTCTTCCGCCCCGCCGGCGGGCGTCGGGCTGGCGCTGAGAAAGAAGATCCCTTCCTGGCCCGGCTCGCGGTAGGCCAGCAAGGAAACCCCCAGCCGCCCCGCTTCCGGGGTGATGAACAGCTTGAAGTCGCTGTCGGGCAGGCTGCGGCTGCTTTCGTAGACCACCAAAGCCCGGTTGGCGCCGCGGCGGGTGACGGTCACCGGGTGGGTGGGGCAATGGATGGCGGCCAGTGGCACCGGGGATTCAATGTTCAGGGTGATGGTTACCGCTTCGATGGCTTTGGCCGAAAATTTTTCGGTGTTCAGCGGGTACGCATAAGCGATGGCGCCGTTGTCTTTTTCCAGCACCTCATGGTAGGCGATGCGGATTTTTTTACTGGAGCGCGGCTCGATGGGGAAGATGCGCACTTTGAAAACGCCGCGGCCGTCGTATTCGAGCAGGGCGGGATCGCGCAGCCGGCGCACGATGTCCTCGTAGATATTCCTGGCCTTGGCGGCGTCGAGCAGCTCGGCCCGGGTTTCGCGGCCGTCGATCCACATGCTGAAATCCTTGATCACCGCGCCGGCCGGCAAGGGGAACAGGTAGTAGCCTTCCAAACGCGACGGATTGGGATTGTAGAATTCCTGGTTGACGGTCGTCGTCGCCAGCATGCCGCTGATGTCGACCTGGACGTGGTGGTTGACCACTTCCAGGGGGAAAGGCGAAACCGGTCCGGGCTGCGGCGGATGGGGAATAACGATGAAGCCGTCGGCCAGCAGCGGCACGGCGCAGACGGTCAAAAGCACCGCCAGCCATGCCCAGGGGCGATTCATTGACTTGGGTAGGTGTTGCATGTTGTTTCTCCTCGTTGGCCGCGCCTACTTTTTCAGCAGGAAGTTCTTCCGCGCCGCCTGCTGGCGCAGGGCGTCGATGATGGCGGAATCCAGGGTGCCGGCCGTTGCCTGGTTTTTAAGCGCCCCTTCGACAAAGCGCTCGCGTTCGCTGTTCAGCCCGGCGATCTTTTTCTGCAGGGCCTCGCGCTTGCCCTGCAGCGCGGCGACGTATTCATTGCGTTTTTCTGCCGACATCCCTTTCATCTCCTGGGGCAATTCGGCTTCACTCATTTCCTCCAGCTTGACCTGGCCCGCTTTTTTCGCATCCACCAGGTCCCAGGCGGGGTTG encodes:
- a CDS encoding class I SAM-dependent methyltransferase yields the protein MTINKEKQDQHFPLITFDNPLRRLFLPPRLLTRPYVKEGQTAADLGCGPGYYTLALAEYISPGGKVYAVDSDGKAVRALERKAAKRGLDNIETYAASAADLSFIPGGSVDFVLSHGLLCSMAPKDREEALSEMKRILKPDGLAYVSVARGPWSYVDDAAWEKILAGFSVTWRKRSILRTQQAAVVSLKKR
- a CDS encoding OsmC family protein, whose translation is MDMRIYFPGGKRVNAEYNGFVHKTDQPVDGGGDNRAPSPFELFLASLGTCAGFYVLSFCQQRGIDESGIEIRQSMELDPRTHLVVMVTIEIILPAAFPEKYRAAVVQAAQLCTVKKHLENPPHFHVFGGSR
- a CDS encoding VIT domain-containing protein, producing MQHLPKSMNRPWAWLAVLLTVCAVPLLADGFIVIPHPPQPGPVSPFPLEVVNHHVQVDISGMLATTTVNQEFYNPNPSRLEGYYLFPLPAGAVIKDFSMWIDGRETRAELLDAAKARNIYEDIVRRLRDPALLEYDGRGVFKVRIFPIEPRSSKKIRIAYHEVLEKDNGAIAYAYPLNTEKFSAKAIEAVTITLNIESPVPLAAIHCPTHPVTVTRRGANRALVVYESSRSLPDSDFKLFITPEAGRLGVSLLAYREPGQEGIFFLSASPTPAGGAEEIGAKEIVFVVDTSGSMAGRSLEQAQGALRYCLERLHKNDRFNIVRFATEADSLFTACLPATIENRRQAENFIAQWRAAGGTNCDEAMSLALGAATGAGDRPSSIVLITDGKPTIGETEEEALLRKIEQANRGHCRIFPVAIGSDINTHLLDKLAEQTRTFRTYIAANENVESGISRFYDKIQSPVLSSLRLTISGAVRTSQLYPHELPDLYQGSALTICGLYQGSGPAQVEIAGQVNGREQRFTFPIEFPEQSRQNDFLPSLWAARRVGFLLDQIRLHGENKELLDEVTRLARLYGIVTPYTSYLIVEDEQARRERGDLAVDDMTLGGGVAASPGAVAKQKEEFSRLKDDKSGSGGVRISSELQALHQAQAVNETRPGADRLSDREQNLKQQVRNAAGRVFYLNNGIWIDGSIQGLGLVPLKRIAFASEPYFALLRSEPTVKAFLALGRNLKFALGRQIIEIY
- a CDS encoding insulinase family protein produces the protein MRKQILTVIVIVLSVILLTGNDAKTPQSTDSLPIGALVHGFKLEQKQFIKELDGEGYLFRHLKSGARLLKVVSKDDNKVFSVAFKTPPPDDTGVPHIMEHSVLNGSENFPVKSPFDVLAQGSLKTFLNAMTSSDSTIYPVASRNDKDFSNLMHVYLDAAFKPLIYREPRILQQEGWHYELESSAGPLSYKGVVYNEMKGAYSAPERQLDYVLNKALFPDNGYGNSSGGRPEAIPQLTYEQFKAFHRKYYHPANSYIYLYGNGDMEKELAFIDDHYLSGYDKIDVDSRIPLQKPLAAPVLVRGQYGIPEGTPVDGKTYIARSSVYGLNTDQELNIAMDILAEALVNHQAAPLRLALQKAGIGRDVTTFVDSVQQPVFTIMVTNAEAKDLPRFEQVVADTLKEVAAKGFDRTTLDGIINLQEFRLREGRGAFTGIMGAMMASSGWMFADNPFVTLSFNKELASIRSKLDQKYFETLIQKALLNNPHACTAVMEPKPGLEKELATELESKLAAIKGKMSPEEIARIVAQAQALIAYQQRKDDPEALKTIPLLEIADIEKKQEDLPLKQDALAGVPLLLFDTFTKEIVYLDLYFDAGAVDQELIPFVQLYSDLVGMMSTAGYAYGDLENQVNLHTGGIVTSLDVLAVNRDDGRTKPYFIMRGKVMPEKLGRLAELMKQQLLLSKWDDEARLKELLLRTKAQFEQNLARNGLGIARSRLASYFSNRGAYQDLTSGFGYYQFLSGICREPDLKAIAAKLKAVQAKLIDRNGLKVGVTCQEGQLPAVRKELPAMLAAVPLGEFKPAAYRFAKEPLNEGFQDASKVQYVLKGNDYKKLGFQYTGKMNVLNQLLSTVYLQNTIRVQGGAYGGFAMMDNAGFLAFASYRDPNLKKTVENYLGASRFLTELVLDERDLRRLIIGTISGWDRPLNPNQKGYTAVRRFLVGDTLAMLQKERDEILGTSVEDLKGFAKMVEAVMAQNVLCVVGNEKKIAEDKELFKKILPLRQ
- a CDS encoding thioredoxin family protein, whose product is MICPQCHLFTPDTGFKCIHCGAIVKKLGPEAGVKRYPASQPGNSFFRSWMLLPLAMLAVLVYLFFAQQNKTKAINGFDPGNEFDIESYVQKGKITIFDFFSDYCPPCRQISPLLKKLDEQRPDLVVLAVDINRKGVKGIDFYSPLARQYQLNAVPHFKIFNAEGNLVSEGQQAYGEVIQLLYQAGIQ
- a CDS encoding M64 family metallo-endopeptidase yields the protein MKTKILLACIVLYPVLASAQGDVDFTAYFADQTMRIDVHHGGDAKQEALSIDKIYIQGPWAGNPRRLTAAPACGRYLLQVFAAADGALIYRKGFDSYFGEYKTTEPAAQGVAKIFSESLLVPCPKGPVRLEVALRDRQNQPQPIFKTEINPQDVYIVREKLGNDVLVIEQLKNGAPADKADLAILAEGYTAAEEGKFRQDLARFSALLLSQEPYKTFRDRFNIYGLFKASLESGCDEPGYGTFKNTALGASFDSFGSERYLLTEDNRAMRDIAAHVPYDAILILVNHPRYGGGGIYNLYCTFTSDDQWRDYLLMHEFGHSFSGLADEYYTSAVAYNEFYPPGVEPLEANITALLDPKNVKWKELVTKKTAVPTPWEKAAFEAMDKAYQKKRQETNEKIAALKRANAAKEEIDALQARSDEMSRLNGLDVNAFFKQSRFNGKVGAFEGAGYAAKGLYRPMLDCLMFSRGLRPLCKVCERAVIDTIRYYSE